The Littorina saxatilis isolate snail1 linkage group LG15, US_GU_Lsax_2.0, whole genome shotgun sequence genome contains a region encoding:
- the LOC138948960 gene encoding uncharacterized protein, with protein sequence MCTYCQVCESTGQKLFQEKPEEYAAWLVDHLDKCEVNYKGSSGMMEVEAARVIWRRSVNTNKLRYTTLLSDGDSKTFTELNDIKPYGEDIHIDKEECVNHVSKRLGTCSSQHGDRLPKARGDSWWTWKGSADRQCHYASYRFTTTGQFVATRMCVA encoded by the exons ATGTGTACCTACTGCCAGGTGTGCGAGTCTACGGGGCAGAAGCTGTTTCAGGAAAAACCAGAGGAGTATGCGGCCTGGCTCGTGGACCACTTGGACAAGTGTGAGGTGAACTATAAAG gCTCATCAGGGATGATGGAGGTGGAAGCAGCCCGTGTCATATGGCGTCGATCGGTGAACACCAACAAGCTTCGCTACACAACACTTCTGTCGGACGGTGACTCCAAGACTTTTACAGAGCTCAACGACATCAAGCCCTATGGTGAGGATATTCACATTGACAAGGAAGAGTGTGTGAACCATGTGAGTAAACGACTTGGTACATGCTCTTCGCAACATGGTGACAGACTGCCGAAAGCGAGGGGTGACTCTTGGTGGACGTGGAAGGGGTCAGCTGACAGGCAATGCCATTACGCAAGCTACAGGTTTACTACAACCGGGCAATTCGTAGCAACAAGGATGTGTGTAGCATGA